GATGTCACCCCATACTGCCAAGAACTACTTAGGcagctttttctcctctctgctaGGTTTTCTCTAGGAATGAGGGAGGATAAGACTGGCTGAGATCCCAGGAGGGTACTTGTTCTGCTCCCAAAAGCAGGatcagctctgcctgtgcctgacATGATGTCCAAgattttttctcccccttttccatgtggctcagctgcctctcagGGCATTTCTTGATGTGTGACTCACCTTTTTCTTGCCCTACCTAGGAAAGATGTGGAGATGAGTTGCACCCTCCTCCTTTACAAGCTCTTTGTGTACACCAAGGCCACTGTCACATCTCCACAGCCTgcccttcctgcttttccttatCCCAGTGATGCTCCAAGGCTGttgtgtgggggtttttggtgCTTCTTGTTGTTCTCCCAGACGTGGTGTCTCTCTGATGACATTGATGCACCCTCCAACTCCTGAGCCCTTATCTTGGTGTTCAGGTTTGGAGCAGATACGCCAAGAAGCTCTCGGACCTTGCCAAGCCAGAGAACATCGATGTGGCCGTGCAGTGCCTCAATGAACTCATCACCAACGCCCTCCACCACGTCCCCGACGTCCTCACCTACCTGTCCCGCCTCAGAAACCAAAGTGTCTTCAACTTCTGCGCTATCCCCCAGGTGAGTTGAGCTTCCAAGTGGTCCCTcaccctctgcagcccagctggtGAGGAGTTGGAGTTGGAGGAGGTTCTGTAtcgttggttttttttatttcttggttcctgtcatttctgctgttgttgAGATTGTGGCTCCAGTCCATGGATGTCACTATGGACAAGGTGACCCCTCGGCAAGTTCCTTGCAGTGCAGTAAAGGCTCTTCCTGTCTCTCCTCAGGTGATGGCCATTGCCACGCTGGCTGCCTGCTACAACAACCAGCAGGTATTCAGGGGGGTGGTGAAGATCCGCAAGGGACAGGCTGTCACCCTCATGATGGATGCCACCAACATAAAAGCTGTCAAAGCCATCATGTACCAGTACGTGGAAGAGGTAGGCTCAGCAGTTGGCTTTGAGTCATTTCTGGCTGTTCCTGTCCCTGTTCTTGGGGTGGAATTGGGAATACATAGGAATCTGTTCATTTCTTCCTTGGCTCAGTGGTGGTGGGGAGTGGTGACCTTGATGTAGTTTTGGCCTGGACCAGACTGTGCTTGATGTGTTCCCTTGAACGTACCCTTGGTCTGTGCCTGGACCAGCAGTAGTGTGTCCAGCAggcccagggcagtgcctgtCCCCCTGACCCAACCCTGTGGTCAGTTCTGGGCCACTCAcaaaaagaaagacattgaggggctggagcatgtccagagaagggaacagagctggggaaagggctggagcagcaggagaggctgagggagctgggaaaggggctcagcctggagaaaaggaggctcaggggggaccttatgATTCCTGACTTCAAAGTCCTGTGGAGGTTAAAAGTTCACGTGGAGAACCAACCAGTGGGtgatttaatgggaaaaaaccaccccaCTCCCCAAACTCCCCAACTCCATTGAGGGCTGTTAAATAAAAAGActttgcttctgcagcagggaaaccCCAAACCATGGGTTATTAGAGCTGCCCTTGTGAACTGGCTGATCCCATGGCAAGGGAcagtgacactgcagggctTTAGCCCAGGAGAGGGTCTTTGCTTGTGCCCACCATGCTCAGACTCCTGCAGACGAGTATCTCAAAGGCCAtgagaagaaaaccccaaatagCACAGAATTAGGTGATGATGTGGCTGTTTCCAGGCAGGAATGTCCCCACTGGTTTGAGGTGAGCTATACAGTGAGTGAGAGTTGCAGGGTGACAACCACTGGTCCCAGTAACGCCACCAGGGGTTGGGAGATCGTGTCCAGGCCCATGTGGTGGTCCGTGTCCCATCACGGGGTGCCCTCAAGAGGCAGCTTGGCTTAGTGCACTTCCCAAGGGAGATGGGCCTGGACCCATCCAGGTGTCCCTTACTTCATGGCATTCCACCACCGAGGTCACTGTTGAGGGTGACAAGCAGCCCGTAAAACTTCAGCCTGGTCCCATTTGCCTCCTAAACTCCCTATGGGAGCCATAactcctcttcccttctcccctaGATCTACCAGAAGATCCCGAGCACGGACCCCTCGTCCAACAAGACGCAGCAGGTCATCGCCTCCATCCGCGCCGCGAGCCTGCCCGGCAGCCCCGTGGCCTCCCGCCACCACTACTCCCCCATCTACCTGTCCTGTGCCATGCTCCTGGCGGCCCTGAGCTGGCAGTACCTCAGCACCCTCTCCAAGGCCGCCGAGGAGTACGTGCAGGCAGGGGACAACTGAAGGgcagcagccaggtgggggCACAAGTGGTGGCAGATGGGCAGCGGGGGCAGGAGGCTCCTCGTCCCCTGCTGTGGGGGTGGCCCAGCAcctggcactgggatggtgacaAGGATGGGACAccggggagctgcagccccggggtGACAGTGTGGCACTGCTGGACTCCATCCTCACCGCCCTTGCTTGACTGCTTGGATGGCTGCAAATGCTGATTGGAGTCTCAGTGTTTGGGGTTgagtatttctttttcccctttttttcctgttcacctgaatatttttggtttgggtttgtttttttttttttcccccccattagGATGGTTTGAAATCGAAACTCcagttgtttcttttcttccatgaGATTTGAGGCATCTTtccagctcagagctgagcAAAACCCTGAGGGTTGTGCCTGCCTTTCTTAGGCAGCCTCTTCTCCCTCACCTCTGgtgcctgctctgtgctggaagGACGCTGCTTCAGCCGGGAGAGGAACATGCTTCCTCATCCATGGAGAAACCTCTGGCTGCCTTCTGGCCCTCGGTGACTGACATCCTGCAGCCGGGAAACAAGCAGAGGCCGTAGTCACATTTCTGTTGTGCTGAAGGATGCTGAAATGAGCCCTTTTAATGTTAAATATATGGGAGGTGAGGTGCTCTGTCCACCTGAATGTGGCCCCAGCTGGAAGGCAGCtgtgcagctccctgccctgggagagATGGCCCCTGCAGTGACACAGCTCTGGTTTCGGCAGTGGGGAGGTGGTTAAGATGAGAagggagctgccagcacagccctgagctcGTAACCCCAGGCCTGACTCCACTGTaggtgctgggctctgcatgaACTCAGCCCCAGGGGATGTGTGGTTGTGGCAGAGCAAGGCAGGGGAGCGAGAGTTTGCACCTTGCTTGTCCCTTATGGGATGCCTTTTGGGGGGGCAGGAGTGATCCCTGCCCTGAACTGGGAAGGCTAGAGCCACCAAGGGAGTGACCAGGGCGGGTTTCCCTGGCCCACTTGGCTCTGGCGTTGGGTCAGACTGACGTGTGAGCTGGGAGAGGCTCCCAGTGCTGTCTTCAAACACACCAGGCTGGACTTAGAAGAGGAAACAGCATTCTGAAGGCAAGTCCTGTTCTCCTGGGGTGGATTGTTGTTTTCAAGGTCCCTACCCACCCCCATCAAATGCTGCGTGAAGGGAGTGAGAGCCCATGGCCTGGTCCAGGACAGAGCTACCAGGGGCAGGGTGGTGGCCTTTGTGAGGCCAAGCCCCTGTGGCCAGGCTGTTCCTCAGAAGGAGAACCCCTACTCCACAGTTCCTGGTGTAGATAGTTTTAAGCTGTTGTTCTACAGAAACTCGCAGTAGCTCTCTTTGTGCAGCTTCCCGTCTTGTTgaaattaaaagttttctttgggaaaagaaaaaaaaagtgttggatcatctttttttgtttttttttttttcagctgtcatTTCTTTTATACCAGTGATTCCCCCACAAGTTACAAGCCCTCAGCTCATGAAATTCCAGTGCTCCCTTGGTGCCAGCTCTGGGTATCAAAGTACAGCCCCGTGTGCCAGACTTGGAGGAAGAATTTTAACCAGGGGGACAGCTGAGGGTCCATAAATTTAGCTTGAAAGGAGtggtggcacagccctgggctgcaggcTTGTGCTCCAGAGCCCTGGTGCATCCTCAGGGCTGCTGGAAGTCCTGGGTGTTCTCTGATCTGGGTGGAAGCACCTTCCCCCCCACCAGCACACACACCAAGGGGTGGCTGTCACCAGCAGGGCCACAGGACAGGGCTGGCACTGACACCTGCACAAGGGaagggattctgcccctctcaGGTGAGACTCCACcggcagagctgcctccagccctggggcaacagcagaaggacgtggagctgctggagcaaatccagaggaggccccggagatgctccaagggctggagcccctctgctctggagctgggctgggagagctgggggtgttcatcTGGAGAAGGATCCAAGGAGACCTCAGAGCCTCTTCCAATGCCTAAAGAGGCACCAGGAGAGctgagagggacttgggacaaggcatggatgggatattgggaaggaattctcccctgtgagggtggggagaccctggcacagggtgcccaaagaagctgtggctgcccctggatccctggaagtgtccaaggccaggttggacagggcttggagcaacctgggatagtgggaggtgtccctggccatggcagagggtggaactggatgagctttaaggtcccttccaacccaaaccactctctGAAGACACAAGGGTCTCACCTGGCTTCCACACCAGACACCCACCTGAGGTGGTGGAAGTCAGGCAGAAGCAACCACGGGCCAGGAGGCGAGACACTGGAGAAATCATTTATTGGCACAGGTGTTCCAGCCAAatacagcacagctctgcctcactgGTGTCTGAGCAAGCAGAGGTAAGGGGCTATTTTACAGTGCATGGAGAACCTGCTTCACACGTTTCAGACCCGTAGCCTCAGCTCAGTAATAgattttgtgctttaaaattaaaaaaaaaaaagctcttcgCTATATTAGTGTTGGCAAATCGCATGATTCCTCCTGTACACAACCTGTTACACCTCCCCCAGTAACAAAAATAAGGTTTTTTACCTTCCTTAATGCCTGTggttcaagaaaaaaaagctttaattgTGTCCAAGTTAGTGAGACACCTCCAAGCATCTGCttgagctgcctgcagcagacTTGGGAACCATCCCTCATCTCAACAttcagcacctgcagccccaaAGCACCCCACATTTGGGTGCTGCACCCTTGCCCAGGCATGACCTGCACACATCAAGCTGCTCAGCCATGGAGGAGAAGggctttgcttttcccagctcccttgcaGCTGCTTGCAGGATATTTGATCACAGGCTCATGGAGCTCCAGCCAGGCCCTTCCCCAGCATCAACAACCCCAGAGTACAGCAGATAAAAAAGCCAGTGAACAGCTGAGGAAGAAGTGGTTTGAAAAGCCAGAaggatggagcagagcaggtgaTGCACGAGGGACTTGGGGCAGGCAGCCCTGGCCAGAGCCACCCCCACATCAAGTTCAGCAGTATTTTGTCGTTGATAGGTCTGAATTTAGCCAATTCAAGGCACGCACTCacaggaaattcttccctgctTGTTTCAGGTGGTAACAGTCAGATCAACCCATCTGGGGGTGCACAGTCCCCCCTAGCCATGGCTTTCCAGCAGCATCCACCTCTGCTGCCCCACCAAGTCCCTAATCCCAGCACAAAGCTACTGTTTCCTGCCCTCCCAGTAGCAAACTGGGCTGGAAGGGGTCCAGGCTAACCAAATTTCAAGAGGCCAGTGAGCTCTCCAGCAGTCCTCTGAGCAGGGAATGCCCCCAATGTCCTGCTGTGACCCACCAGGAGCAGGAGGTTGCCAGAGAGCAGTTCCACCTCCAGCTCCACCataccatttaaaaaacaaacccaaaaatttaaaacaaaacaaaaaaaaaaccccaaccaacaaaaatggaaaaaaaaaaaaagataaaaagcttTAATAAAGTAACCTGAACTAGAGTCTCTTTTAGAAGGGGGGGTCTCTGCACCCAACCCGCTATCAGTTAAAAGCATCAGGGACTCAGGATTATTTGTGGTTTGATCAGAGTTACATCCTCTTCCAGTACTGCTCCGTCCTGGGGATGCCGGCCACAACCTCGGACTCGATGCCACAGTGGTCCTCTCCTCGCAGGATTTTGAAGAAGCCTGGGAGAACAccaagagcaaaaaaaaagaaaaaaagaaagtcacCCTCTCCACCTATCCATCATCCCACCACGGGAACGGGGCGGGGATTCCCGGCGGCTCTCACCGTTTTCCCCCCAGTCGGTGTTCCAGGAGTTGGCCACCAGCCAGTACGGAGTGTCGTTCTCCACGCCCCAGCCCAGGATGCGGATGGCGTGGCCTCCCACCTGCTCCCCAGACACGTGCTGGTAGACCCCTGCAAgggaaaaacaccccaaaatgtGCACACTGCAGAGCGCTCACAGCCCGGGGCACAGCCGGTATCACAACCCCCAGAGAGGCTGAGGAGGGGCTTTTGGTTGAATGCGAAACTGAAACTTAGTGCAGAGTCTGGAGGAAGGAGTTCCGCATGGGGGGGATGGTGataggaaaagagggaaaggttttaaactaaaagatgggagatttaggttgggtgttaggaggaaattcttccctgtgaggggggggaggccctggcacaggttgcccaaagaagctgtgactgcccctggatccctggcagtgtccaaggccaggctgggcagggcttggggcaacctgggagagtggaaggtgtccctgcccatgttcCTCATCTCaaatgagatgattttttaatcattatcttcccacccaaaccattccatgactctgtgacTGACACTCAGCACCAGCTGAGCACGCACCAGAGACATTCCCCAAGGGGCTCAAAGGCAGATCAGAACAAGAGATTTGAGGTCCTAAAATCTGAGCTGTTGCTGTCAGCTGGACTTTGGGGTGGTTCCCATTAGGGCTCCCTCCCTGAGCCAGTCCCAAGCACCTTTCCCCCTTGCTATAAACCCATGGATGCAGGAGATGGCATCTGCCCACGTCCTTGCCACACCAGATACTCGAGTGTGAGCTTGACATCTCCTCCCACACTGGAGAAGACAGACCAGGGCCACAAAAAAAGGGACCCTATGGATGAAGCAGGGAACAGGGCTCCCCCCAcagtcccagtgctgctgctcacctgATTTGTACATCAGGAAATCCTCATAGACAATGAAGGCTCCTTCCACTGGGCCGTTCTTGTAGATCTCAGCCATGATTTCCTTCTCACTGCGAGGGACGCCGTAGGATGTGATGccttaaaggaaaagaattccCACCATTAGGATGGCGTTGTCAGGCCACACAGGATGGCTCGACCAAGCCTGCTCAGTGTGACCCTGCAAGAGGCCTCTTACATCTAAATTCAGGTTAAACTCAaacccagctgctccagaggctCCTGACGCAGCCAGGCAGGAAAAGTGGGCTCCAGCCAGCACTCTTCCACAGGGAATTATTTAATCTGAGTCCTATTCTGTACCCACAGACCTATTCCAGACAGCTTTAGTGGGAAGGGACATTTTCTCCTTGTACATCCTCCTTTTTAAAACAACCCAAAAGGCTCAAGGAGAAGACAAATCTCCAGGAAACAGCCGGATTATCCTAAATGTAccaggctggctgctgccaaGGAGACTTGGAGTTGGCTTTGACACCAGATGGGGCTCAGCACCACACTCTTCAAGCCAGCCACGTGCACCATGAGGACTCAAACCAGCTCCACCAgttccccctttcccagctgagtCTCAGCAAACACAAACTGTGCATCTGCCCCGCTCAGGTTTGCTCCAGGACCACCAGACTGGAgcctccagggacagggcacaggAAATAACCACCAGGGATGGGTCTGGTCCTGCCAAGCCCGCCCTGATGCCACAAAGAGCAGCTCCCTTACCATAGTGCTTGTCCTCCTTGTACGAGGGTGAGTACCCAGGCTCGCAGTGCCGGCTGCATCTCGGggtgctccctccctccccggtGCAGGGGGGCCGGCTGCCATTGACATGGTGCTCGCAGGGTGGGATGGAGTAGGGCCGGCAGCCTGTCCAGGACAGAGGTGACATCAACTGGCTGTCCCCAAAGATCCCAACAGCCACACTGGAGAAGGCACCAGAAGCCCCAAGAAAGGGCGTTTCTGCCCCAGGAACCCCACAAATCAGTGGGGTGCAGGAGAAGGTCTTCGCCTGCCAGATGGGCAATCCCTCCATCAGCAACGGGTTTCCCTCCAGACCTGCTTCCCACCACCTCGCTCTCCAAAAGGTGATGGAAAAGGTGGAAACATGAACCAACTGATGGTCAtgccaggaggaggcagagggttCCAGTCTGGAAGTTATTTTTTGAAGGGGAAACTTGTCAGGAAGACTCCCCACCTCATCCAAAGTGTATTGAACTGATTCAAAACCAGCAACAACACAAAATTCACAGCCTGATTCATTCCTGCTATGGAAACAGGAACCCTGGGAGGTTGTTAAGGGTTCCTGGCTCCCTTCCCAAATGGGCCTCCTGCCTCTGGGTGCTGCTCAGGGACCCTTGTCCCAAAGGAGTGACCAGAAGGAGCCatgggggcaggagcagccagctggggctgcagaggtgCTCGAGTTGAAGGAGGGAACAGCCACAAGGATGCAGACCAGGAGCGAAGCATCCCAGAAAACATGAACCTTAACCAAGCAGAGATGCTCCTCTGCTTTCCCACAGGTATCTGCCAGGACTTACCCACGTGGGAGTCGTAGAGACCCCCGGACACGAGGCCCCTCTCTGTCCAGTACCTCCACGCGCCGGAGGGGTAACCACCATTGCACCTGGGGGGAGAGgcaccagctccagccccagccatcCCATTCTGGGAGAGGCAGGGGAATGGAGCCAGCCTGTGATGGTTCAAGGGAAGCTTCGGGCACATAAAACCTTTTTTCAGTCCgttcctgccttccctgggatTTGCCTTGAGACACCAAGGCCTCAGGAAGAGAACCAAGAACACCCATGGCTCCACATCCCAAAGTGCCTCCTTACCAGGTCCCTGATCAgcttctgctgcctgcagcaacAGGACTTGGAGACTCAACTCCCCACCCTGTGCTCAACAACTGGAAAAGCCATAGTGCCTGAAAACCAAGGATCTGGGACGATGAAAGATCTTTCCCTTAGCTTcggcagctgccagctctgtgtgggacAGCATCACTGTGTGCTTGCAGCCATCACCATCCACGATGCTGAGGGCAGGATGTGTCCCAGAGGCACTGTCAGTCCCTGGAATCACCTTTCTGTTCCCACCTAACTCCCTCATCCACCCCACAAACCTCTGGAGGAGCTTCCTGCTCGTTAGGGAGGTACATTCAGCACCTCGTTAGGGAGGTGCAATCAGCACCTCCAGggtctgtccctgctcctcccaacCACCTTCCCAGTGCACAAGGACCAGGAGCAGCTCACCCCATGCCACACTCGAAGCCACAGCACGACAGCAGGTCCTCAGCTGAGACCTCCACGCTGACTTTGGCGTTGGTGTGGACACAGATCCGGTCTGAAATCGCTTCCACGGCACCAAAAGCCTGAGGgcaaccccaaaacacccattAGAGATGGTCAGGGGAGAGAAATCAGGAAACCTCCTGGAAATGAGTGCAGCAGGCATGGCCTGGCTGGGAGAAGCCACCCAGGAGCTCAGAGACTGCAGCATCCCACAGCGTCCCCCCacaaagggcagcaaaggtgctctgagggctggagcccctctgctctggaggcaggctgggagagctggggctgttcaccTGGAAAAacccagggagacctcagagtcccttccagagcctaaaggggctccaggagaactggagagggacttgggacaaggcatggagggacaggacacagggaatggcttcccactgccagagggcagggatggatgggatattgggaaggaattctcccctgtgagggtggggaggccctggcacagggtgcccagagaagctgtggctgcccctggatccctggaagtgtccaaggccaggctgggcagggcttggagcaacctgggaaagtggaaggtgtccctgcccatggcagggggctcaCCAGCAATTTCAAAAGCATGGGTTTTGCCCAGCAAATTTTATCAACACAACATGAAACCACCCCTATCCTTACCCAGCAGGAGCCACAGGAGCCCTGGTCTCTTATCTCGCTGATGGTGGGGCAGTTGGGCCACTGCGTCCGCGAGTCGAAGTTATCAGGCAGCTCCACGTCTGCAGCAAAATCCACCCTGTGAGGAGAGGGAAACGCtgtcacaggagcagcagcgACCCACGACTGGGTGCACTGCACTCTCCAACCTCCTCTGAAGGTGACCTGGAGGACGAGGGCTGTTGTTTGCTTACAGAAGGAGCATAAATACTTGTGATGTCCTCAGCGGAggtcagcagctcctctggcGGGTTCACTTTCAAGGGTAACAAATTGCACAACTTGCTCAAGTATCTGGCAGAACACTGGATGGATTTTCCCCCTCACGTGTGCTCCGTGCTTAATTCCATGAACAAGGTCCACCAAGCTCCACCAATGtccaccctgctgcccacagcctgCCAGGAGAGCCCCTCACCCACTCCAGGTGCTCATGGAAGATCCACACAAGCTTTTACTGCAGTGccaccttctcctccctgcACTCACCTCTCAGGGAGCTTGGGCCCACCCAGGAAGGTGCCACAGAGCTTCTTCACGTAGCTCATGTCAGCATTGTGGAAGTTGTGCCCCGCCTGGGAAGAGACACACAGAATTGGGACACAACTCTCCAGAGCCGCCAAGAGCATGGCTGGGACCACAGCCTGGTGCTCCAGAGCTCCCTGAATCCCAACCAGAGTCTGGGATtgctgcacagcccaggggcCAAAAGCCAACCACCTACAGACACAGAACACAGGCCAGGATCAGCCCATCAGGACCAGTAAGGTCCAGCTCGAGGCTTTGGGCACAGCAAACGGGCCAAGGAGGGACAGGTCACCAATAACTGGATGCTCGCTGCTTGTTTCCAGCCTCCTGCAGAGTTTCCTCCTCTTACATTGCTCCTACCCCACAAAtccatcctgctctgctccaaggAGGAGCTCCACAGTCCCCTGTCACTGCAGGAACCCCTGAGAACATCACCTCACTGGAAAAGTCAGCTGGGAACAAGGCTGGATTGATGTCACCACCGTGGTGACACTCCCAAAGCTGGGCCACGAAATCCCACATGCAGACTGTCAGCAGTGCATCCAAAAAAACATCCCCAAATCATCAGGCCAGTACTCACTTTCCAGGTGGTGTTGAGCTTGTTTATATGGTTGACCAGGTCATCGGAGAGAGGAGGGAAGTAGGGAACGCTGCGAGCGTTGGCGAAggccaccaggacacacagcagggacacggACGGCCACATCTTGGCTACGGAACAGGACACTCCACCTGCAGCCAGATTGAAGCATTGTTGGAAACATCCCCAAActgggctcagctgcagcaACACGTGGGAGGATAAAATGTGTGGCTGCACCAGGTGTCCCTCCAGATCCCCAGTTCCCCCAAAGGTCAGGAGAGACACAGGAACAGAGTAACAacccccctcctgcagctcaggagaAATCAGATAAAGGCAGCCTTGTTTGTTGACCACTACAGGattagcagcagcaggaaaataccTTTTGAAGCAGATCCAAGGGATTTGGAGGGTATTAAAACCTGTGTTTACTTCCACAAAAACGAAGAataaggaccaggagaaggAGTAAGTGGCATCCCACCTCCACAGCAAACTTCAGGCACGAGACTTGACaggccctggccctgctcttcCCTTTAAAGATATTACTCCAAAGTACATTTTTGGACTTTACAGCCTCATTTTGCCCAgcctgctgccctggggaccCAGACTGGGGTCACAGTCCCAGGTGTGACCCCCTGCCCATGCACAGGGGGGGTCAGCATTCACCAGAGCTGTCTGTGGCTGCTGTCCCCTGCTCCCCTGCCACTGGGGCTTTTCTCCAGAGAGGTGCAGGGCATAAGGAAAGTTTGGGGATCAGAGGTGCAGAGGAAATCCAGGAACAGGAAAGAATGGCCCAGAGCCTCCCATGCAGGAGCACAAGCACCACCCAGCCCACAGACATTCCAGGGCTCCCTGgtttccctgctctcctttaACCTAATTCACACTGAATTGCCCAACTCCAAATTAACCTCCAGCGCCAGCAGCCACTTGTACCTCGTCCCCACCCCTGACTCAGACACATCACGAGGCCACGAGCTCCTTTATCTCTGCAAACACACCAGggcac
The DNA window shown above is from Corvus hawaiiensis isolate bCorHaw1 chromosome 3, bCorHaw1.pri.cur, whole genome shotgun sequence and carries:
- the CTSB gene encoding cathepsin B; the encoded protein is MWPSVSLLCVLVAFANARSVPYFPPLSDDLVNHINKLNTTWKAGHNFHNADMSYVKKLCGTFLGGPKLPERVDFAADVELPDNFDSRTQWPNCPTISEIRDQGSCGSCWAFGAVEAISDRICVHTNAKVSVEVSAEDLLSCCGFECGMGCNGGYPSGAWRYWTERGLVSGGLYDSHVGCRPYSIPPCEHHVNGSRPPCTGEGGSTPRCSRHCEPGYSPSYKEDKHYGITSYGVPRSEKEIMAEIYKNGPVEGAFIVYEDFLMYKSGVYQHVSGEQVGGHAIRILGWGVENDTPYWLVANSWNTDWGENGFFKILRGEDHCGIESEVVAGIPRTEQYWKRM